One Streptomyces drozdowiczii DNA segment encodes these proteins:
- a CDS encoding pentapeptide repeat-containing protein produces the protein MPDTDRPSGTERRGGDGRDALRADCGSCFALCCVALTLTRSADFAVNKAAGTPCRNLQEDFRCGIHSRLRTEGFPGCTVYDCFGAGQKVSVEIFGGRDWRAAPETAQRMFEVFPVVRQLHELLWYLTEAATLAPARSLRGEIRRTLEATEALTRLDAAALAELDVAAHRGEVAVLLGRVSELVRATAPGRKKRSHRGGDLMGARLGKADLRGADLRGAYLIAADLGGADLRLADLIGADFRDADLSGADLTGALFLTQAQVNAARGSGTTRLPASLGRPAHWTA, from the coding sequence GTGCCCGACACCGACCGGCCCTCCGGCACCGAACGACGGGGCGGCGACGGCCGTGACGCCCTGCGCGCCGACTGCGGCAGCTGCTTCGCCCTGTGCTGCGTCGCGCTGACGCTCACCCGCTCCGCCGACTTCGCCGTCAACAAGGCGGCGGGCACACCCTGCCGGAACCTTCAGGAAGATTTCCGCTGCGGCATCCACTCCCGGCTGCGCACCGAGGGGTTCCCCGGCTGCACCGTCTACGACTGCTTCGGGGCCGGTCAGAAGGTGTCGGTGGAGATCTTCGGCGGCCGGGACTGGCGCGCCGCACCGGAGACCGCGCAGCGGATGTTCGAGGTCTTCCCGGTCGTCCGGCAACTCCACGAACTGCTCTGGTACCTGACGGAGGCGGCCACCCTGGCCCCCGCCCGCTCCCTGCGCGGCGAGATCCGGCGCACCCTCGAAGCGACCGAAGCCCTGACCCGCCTCGACGCCGCCGCCCTGGCCGAGCTCGATGTGGCCGCCCACCGGGGCGAGGTCGCCGTGCTCCTCGGACGCGTGAGCGAACTCGTGCGCGCCACGGCCCCGGGCCGCAAGAAGCGCAGCCACCGGGGCGGCGACCTCATGGGCGCCCGGCTCGGGAAGGCGGACCTGCGGGGCGCCGATCTGCGCGGCGCCTACCTCATCGCGGCGGACCTCGGCGGCGCCGACCTGCGCCTCGCGGACCTCATCGGCGCGGACTTCCGGGACGCGGACCTGTCCGGCGCCGACCTCACCGGGGCGCTGTTCCTGACCCAGGCGCAGGTCAACGCGGCCCGGGGGAGCGGCACCACCCGGCTCCCGGCGTCGCTCGGCCGCCCCGCGCACTGGACGGCGTGA